CAAATTTAAGCTTAATGATATTTGACGCTTCTTCAAGTCAACTCACATTATTTATTATGTTGCTAGCGACGATTATTTTTCTGCCCATCATTCTTTTATACACCAGCTGGGTCTATTATGTTATGCGTGGCAAAGTCACTGCATCATTTATTAAAGAAAACCAAGACAGTGTTTATTAAGAATTAGGAGAGACTTTTATGTGGTATTTCGCTTGG
The Gammaproteobacteria bacterium DNA segment above includes these coding regions:
- a CDS encoding cytochrome d ubiquinol oxidase subunit II gives rise to the protein NLSLMIFDASSSQLTLFIMLLATIIFLPIILLYTSWVYYVMRGKVTASFIKENQDSVY